One Helianthus annuus cultivar XRQ/B chromosome 12, HanXRQr2.0-SUNRISE, whole genome shotgun sequence genomic region harbors:
- the LOC110895734 gene encoding uncharacterized protein LOC110895734 isoform X3 yields MYGMYECPCRVAWRMHLSWQLPTSFNPLPLSSMTMKPYHSSSTLCCLSSNDGVHVPRHKYIAISKSELLDAIVSTFDSPKEKQEFLLMSSCLDSILHAEHKSILEEMRADYDLTHAAANQYHHRHHFDEEDDFLGTEDMSVDTRFQRAFIQLLYNAQFEELSAADLMLTSALNTDYLLTLPVYVDWKKASESKAIIFRRGYATERQKGLLIVEKLDYLQSKLLQALFSSISEPLGRWFAEVLERAIEGQEDAAEVWMKRIKEFPVFRKSDMLEQPLSSDDMFSVDQLSDEDLPIWLAAQRAVARYEGILSSAGPRGRLLRKLLTWTGLVPSMPQKIYNLEEDITASEPYLRPIFLSRISLADIWKPASRRFCENNPWKMLKNAFSICLSRSVLQVIFPHKKLSFRILDTVRLDVASILGLLAYFINYKFENILTSPSAIVLDVIAASALVIYVSRIVLGYKQTWDRYQLLVNRTLYEKTLASGFGSVHFLLDASEQQQYKEALLAYAILLKTGSSQQATYVRDQCERFMYDVFRKKVEMPIDKAVNTLMRLELVIEKEVGGLLPVPCSEAYTILKRRWNSFVS; encoded by the exons atgtatggtatgtatgAATGTCCTTGCAGAGTGGCGTGGAGAATGCATCTCTCATGGCAACTGCCCACCAGCTTCAACCCTCTGCCTCTTTCATCAATGACAATGAAACCCTACCACTCATCATCTACCTTGTGTTGCCTCTCAAGTAATGATGGGGTTCACGTGCCAAGGCACAAGTACATCGCCATTTCGAAATCGGAGCTCTTAGACGCCATCGTCTCAACCTTTGATTCACCAAAAGAGAAACAAGAGTTTCTTCTCATGTCCTC GTGTCTGGACTCTATTTTACATGCTGAACATAAAAGCATTTTAGAGGAAATGCGAGCAGATTATGATCTTACTCATGCTGCTGCTAATCAgtatcatcatcgtcatcacttTGACGAGGAGGATGACTTTTTGGGAACAGAAGATATGTCCGTTGACACCCGTTTTCAGCGTGCTTTCATTCAACTACTTTACAATGCTCAATTTGAAGAGCTGTCAGCTGCTGATTTAATGTTGACGTCAGCATTAAATACTGATTATCTCCTCACTCTGCCCGTCTACGTTGATTGGAAGAAAGCGTCCGAGTCTAAAGCAATCATTTTCAG GAGGGGATACGCCACCGAGAGACAGAAGGGTCTACTAATTGTCGAAAAACTGGATTACTTGCAGTCCAAGCTTCTGCAAGCACTTTTCTCCAGTATCTCTGAGCCGTTAGGGAGGTGGTTTGCTGAG GTGTTAGAACGTGCCATTGAGGGACAAGAAGATGCTGCTGAGGTATGGATGAAACGGATCAAGGAATTCCCTGTTTTCAGGAAATCTGACATGCTTGAACAACCTCTGAGTAGTGATGATATGTTCAGTGTTGATCAACTGTCAGATGAAGATCTTCCCATATGGCTTGCTGCGCAGAGGGCTGTGGCCCGTTATGAAGGGATTTTGTCATCAGCCGGACCCCGTGGCAGGCTTCTAAGGAAGTTGCTGACGTGGACAGGTCTTGTACCCTCCATGCCACAAAAGATATACAACCTTGAAGAAGATATCACTGCATCTGAACCCTATTTAAG GCCTATTTTCTTGTCAAGGATATCACTTGCTGACATATGGAAGCCCGCTTCAAGAAGATTTTGTGAAAATAATCCCTGGAAAATGTTGAAGAATGCTTTTTCAATATGTTTGTCACGATCAGTCCTTCAG GTTATTTTTCCTCACAAGAAGCTGTCTTTTCGCATCTTGGACACG GTACGCTTGGATGTGGCCTCAATCCTGGGGCTGTTGGCTTACTTCATAAACTACAAGTTTGAGAACATTTTAACCTCACC ATCAGCAATAGTTTTAGATGTGATTGCAGCAAGTGCTCTTGTTATATATGTGTCTCGTATAGTCTTGGGATACAAACAGACGTGGGATCGGTATCAA CTTCTGGTCAACAGGACGCTTTATGAAAAGACTCTAGCTAGTGGTTTTGGATCTGTTCACTTTCTTCTGGATGCTTCTGAACAGCAGCAA TACAAGGAAGCCCTTTTAGCGTATGCCATTTTACTCAAAACCGGGAGTTCCCAG CAGGCCACTTATGTACGAGACCAGTGCGAAAGATTTATGTATGACGTGTTCAGAAAGAAG GTTGAAATGCCGATCGATAAGGCTGTAAATACATTGATGAGGTTGGAACTTGTTATTGAGAAAGAAGTTGGCGGATTACTGCCAGTTCCTTGTTCGGAGGCATATACCATCCTAAAACGACGTTGGAACAGTTTTGTAAGTTAA
- the LOC110895734 gene encoding uncharacterized protein LOC110895734 isoform X1 encodes MYGMYECPCRVAWRMHLSWQLPTSFNPLPLSSMTMKPYHSSSTLCCLSSNDGVHVPRHKYIAISKSELLDAIVSTFDSPKEKQEFLLMSSCLDSILHAEHKSILEEMRADYDLTHAAANQYHHRHHFDEEDDFLGTEDMSVDTRFQRAFIQLLYNAQFEELSAADLMLTSALNTDYLLTLPVYVDWKKASESKAIIFRRGYATERQKGLLIVEKLDYLQSKLLQALFSSISEPLGRWFAEVLERAIEGQEDAAEVWMKRIKEFPVFRKSDMLEQPLSSDDMFSVDQLSDEDLPIWLAAQRAVARYEGILSSAGPRGRLLRKLLTWTGLVPSMPQKIYNLEEDITASEPYLRPIFLSRISLADIWKPASRRFCENNPWKMLKNAFSICLSRSVLQEPAFQELILLYTKEIDQKESMGQPPVLQLKIYENIPIPDLPVIFPHKKLSFRILDTVRLDVASILGLLAYFINYKFENILTSPSAIVLDVIAASALVIYVSRIVLGYKQTWDRYQLLVNRTLYEKTLASGFGSVHFLLDASEQQQYKEALLAYAILLKTGSSQQATYVRDQCERFMYDVFRKKVEMPIDKAVNTLMRLELVIEKEVGGLLPVPCSEAYTILKRRWNSFVS; translated from the exons atgtatggtatgtatgAATGTCCTTGCAGAGTGGCGTGGAGAATGCATCTCTCATGGCAACTGCCCACCAGCTTCAACCCTCTGCCTCTTTCATCAATGACAATGAAACCCTACCACTCATCATCTACCTTGTGTTGCCTCTCAAGTAATGATGGGGTTCACGTGCCAAGGCACAAGTACATCGCCATTTCGAAATCGGAGCTCTTAGACGCCATCGTCTCAACCTTTGATTCACCAAAAGAGAAACAAGAGTTTCTTCTCATGTCCTC GTGTCTGGACTCTATTTTACATGCTGAACATAAAAGCATTTTAGAGGAAATGCGAGCAGATTATGATCTTACTCATGCTGCTGCTAATCAgtatcatcatcgtcatcacttTGACGAGGAGGATGACTTTTTGGGAACAGAAGATATGTCCGTTGACACCCGTTTTCAGCGTGCTTTCATTCAACTACTTTACAATGCTCAATTTGAAGAGCTGTCAGCTGCTGATTTAATGTTGACGTCAGCATTAAATACTGATTATCTCCTCACTCTGCCCGTCTACGTTGATTGGAAGAAAGCGTCCGAGTCTAAAGCAATCATTTTCAG GAGGGGATACGCCACCGAGAGACAGAAGGGTCTACTAATTGTCGAAAAACTGGATTACTTGCAGTCCAAGCTTCTGCAAGCACTTTTCTCCAGTATCTCTGAGCCGTTAGGGAGGTGGTTTGCTGAG GTGTTAGAACGTGCCATTGAGGGACAAGAAGATGCTGCTGAGGTATGGATGAAACGGATCAAGGAATTCCCTGTTTTCAGGAAATCTGACATGCTTGAACAACCTCTGAGTAGTGATGATATGTTCAGTGTTGATCAACTGTCAGATGAAGATCTTCCCATATGGCTTGCTGCGCAGAGGGCTGTGGCCCGTTATGAAGGGATTTTGTCATCAGCCGGACCCCGTGGCAGGCTTCTAAGGAAGTTGCTGACGTGGACAGGTCTTGTACCCTCCATGCCACAAAAGATATACAACCTTGAAGAAGATATCACTGCATCTGAACCCTATTTAAG GCCTATTTTCTTGTCAAGGATATCACTTGCTGACATATGGAAGCCCGCTTCAAGAAGATTTTGTGAAAATAATCCCTGGAAAATGTTGAAGAATGCTTTTTCAATATGTTTGTCACGATCAGTCCTTCAG GAGCCTGCATTCCAAGAATTGATTTTACTTTATACTAAAGAAATAGATCAAAAAGAGAGCATGGGCCAACCTCCTGTATTGCAGTTGAAAATCTATGAGAATATCCCTATTCCTGATTTGCCA GTTATTTTTCCTCACAAGAAGCTGTCTTTTCGCATCTTGGACACG GTACGCTTGGATGTGGCCTCAATCCTGGGGCTGTTGGCTTACTTCATAAACTACAAGTTTGAGAACATTTTAACCTCACC ATCAGCAATAGTTTTAGATGTGATTGCAGCAAGTGCTCTTGTTATATATGTGTCTCGTATAGTCTTGGGATACAAACAGACGTGGGATCGGTATCAA CTTCTGGTCAACAGGACGCTTTATGAAAAGACTCTAGCTAGTGGTTTTGGATCTGTTCACTTTCTTCTGGATGCTTCTGAACAGCAGCAA TACAAGGAAGCCCTTTTAGCGTATGCCATTTTACTCAAAACCGGGAGTTCCCAG CAGGCCACTTATGTACGAGACCAGTGCGAAAGATTTATGTATGACGTGTTCAGAAAGAAG GTTGAAATGCCGATCGATAAGGCTGTAAATACATTGATGAGGTTGGAACTTGTTATTGAGAAAGAAGTTGGCGGATTACTGCCAGTTCCTTGTTCGGAGGCATATACCATCCTAAAACGACGTTGGAACAGTTTTGTAAGTTAA
- the LOC110895734 gene encoding uncharacterized protein LOC110895734 isoform X2: protein MYGMYECPCRVAWRMHLSWQLPTSFNPLPLSSMTMKPYHSSSTLCCLSSNDGVHVPRHKYIAISKSELLDAIVSTFDSPKEKQEFLLMSSCLDSILHAEHKSILEEMRADYDLTHAAANQYHHRHHFDEEDDFLGTEDMSVDTRFQRAFIQLLYNAQFEELSAADLMLTSALNTDYLLTLPVYVDWKKASESKAIIFRRGYATERQKGLLIVEKLDYLQSKLLQALFSSISEPLGRWFAEVLERAIEGQEDAAEVWMKRIKEFPVFRKSDMLEQPLSSDDMFSVDQLSDEDLPIWLAAQRAVARYEGILSSAGPRGRLLRKLLTWTGLVPSMPQKIYNLEEDITASEPYLRPIFLSRISLADIWKPASRRFCENNPWKMLKNAFSICLSRSVLQEPAFQELILLYTKEIDQKESMGQPPVLQLKIYENIPIPDLPVIFPHKKLSFRILDTVRLDVASILGLLAYFINYKFENILTSPSAIVLDVIAASALVIYVSRIVLGYKQTWDRYQLLVNRTLYEKTLASGFGSVHFLLDASEQQQYKEALLAYAILLKTGSSQATYVRDQCERFMYDVFRKKVEMPIDKAVNTLMRLELVIEKEVGGLLPVPCSEAYTILKRRWNSFVS, encoded by the exons atgtatggtatgtatgAATGTCCTTGCAGAGTGGCGTGGAGAATGCATCTCTCATGGCAACTGCCCACCAGCTTCAACCCTCTGCCTCTTTCATCAATGACAATGAAACCCTACCACTCATCATCTACCTTGTGTTGCCTCTCAAGTAATGATGGGGTTCACGTGCCAAGGCACAAGTACATCGCCATTTCGAAATCGGAGCTCTTAGACGCCATCGTCTCAACCTTTGATTCACCAAAAGAGAAACAAGAGTTTCTTCTCATGTCCTC GTGTCTGGACTCTATTTTACATGCTGAACATAAAAGCATTTTAGAGGAAATGCGAGCAGATTATGATCTTACTCATGCTGCTGCTAATCAgtatcatcatcgtcatcacttTGACGAGGAGGATGACTTTTTGGGAACAGAAGATATGTCCGTTGACACCCGTTTTCAGCGTGCTTTCATTCAACTACTTTACAATGCTCAATTTGAAGAGCTGTCAGCTGCTGATTTAATGTTGACGTCAGCATTAAATACTGATTATCTCCTCACTCTGCCCGTCTACGTTGATTGGAAGAAAGCGTCCGAGTCTAAAGCAATCATTTTCAG GAGGGGATACGCCACCGAGAGACAGAAGGGTCTACTAATTGTCGAAAAACTGGATTACTTGCAGTCCAAGCTTCTGCAAGCACTTTTCTCCAGTATCTCTGAGCCGTTAGGGAGGTGGTTTGCTGAG GTGTTAGAACGTGCCATTGAGGGACAAGAAGATGCTGCTGAGGTATGGATGAAACGGATCAAGGAATTCCCTGTTTTCAGGAAATCTGACATGCTTGAACAACCTCTGAGTAGTGATGATATGTTCAGTGTTGATCAACTGTCAGATGAAGATCTTCCCATATGGCTTGCTGCGCAGAGGGCTGTGGCCCGTTATGAAGGGATTTTGTCATCAGCCGGACCCCGTGGCAGGCTTCTAAGGAAGTTGCTGACGTGGACAGGTCTTGTACCCTCCATGCCACAAAAGATATACAACCTTGAAGAAGATATCACTGCATCTGAACCCTATTTAAG GCCTATTTTCTTGTCAAGGATATCACTTGCTGACATATGGAAGCCCGCTTCAAGAAGATTTTGTGAAAATAATCCCTGGAAAATGTTGAAGAATGCTTTTTCAATATGTTTGTCACGATCAGTCCTTCAG GAGCCTGCATTCCAAGAATTGATTTTACTTTATACTAAAGAAATAGATCAAAAAGAGAGCATGGGCCAACCTCCTGTATTGCAGTTGAAAATCTATGAGAATATCCCTATTCCTGATTTGCCA GTTATTTTTCCTCACAAGAAGCTGTCTTTTCGCATCTTGGACACG GTACGCTTGGATGTGGCCTCAATCCTGGGGCTGTTGGCTTACTTCATAAACTACAAGTTTGAGAACATTTTAACCTCACC ATCAGCAATAGTTTTAGATGTGATTGCAGCAAGTGCTCTTGTTATATATGTGTCTCGTATAGTCTTGGGATACAAACAGACGTGGGATCGGTATCAA CTTCTGGTCAACAGGACGCTTTATGAAAAGACTCTAGCTAGTGGTTTTGGATCTGTTCACTTTCTTCTGGATGCTTCTGAACAGCAGCAA TACAAGGAAGCCCTTTTAGCGTATGCCATTTTACTCAAAACCGGGAGTTCCCAG GCCACTTATGTACGAGACCAGTGCGAAAGATTTATGTATGACGTGTTCAGAAAGAAG GTTGAAATGCCGATCGATAAGGCTGTAAATACATTGATGAGGTTGGAACTTGTTATTGAGAAAGAAGTTGGCGGATTACTGCCAGTTCCTTGTTCGGAGGCATATACCATCCTAAAACGACGTTGGAACAGTTTTGTAAGTTAA
- the LOC110893375 gene encoding uncharacterized protein LOC110893375: MVWFDKWNEICPLRSIVTPRLIANAGFNMNTKLADIFVQGEWRWPANWFARFPVLLNVQDFEIYSTCKDQLQWRMRQGSLTDFSTSVAWDNLRRQQNEVLWPKVVWFPQAIPKHAFLMWLVVQKKLKTQDIMSSWNSSGNANLNLLCCSLCVSGPDSHNHLFFECDYSAQVWSDIKVLAGMESIQNEWTDIF, translated from the coding sequence ATGGTGTGGTTTGATAAATGGAATGAAATTTGTCCTCTTAGGTCCATTGTTACTCCCAGGCTAATTGCTAATGCAGGATTCAATATGAATACTAAGCTAGCGGACATCTTTGTTCAAGGAGAATGGCGCTGGCCGGCTAATTGGTTCGCTAGATTTCCTGTTTTACTTAATGTTCAGGATTTCGAGATTTATAGTACTTGTAAAGACCAGCTTCAGTGGAGAATGAGACAAGGGAGCCTTACGGACTTTTCCACGTCTGTGGCTTGGGATAATCTTCGGCGTCAACAAAATGAAGTTCTATGGCCTAAGGTTGTTTGGTTTCCCCAAGCTATTCCGAAACATGCTTTCCTTATGTGGCTGGTTGTTCAAAAGAAGCTGAAAACTCAGGATATTATGAGCAGCTGGAATTCATCGGGTAACGCGAACTTGAATCTGTTATGTTGCTCTCTGTGTGTTTCGGGTCCGGATTCGCATAACCACTTATTCTTCGAATGTGATTACTCGGCTCAAGTGTGGAGTGATATCAAAGTTTTAGCTGGTATGGAGTCTATCCAGAATGAGTGGACCGACATTTTTTAA